A stretch of the Erwinia sp. SLM-02 genome encodes the following:
- a CDS encoding MetQ/NlpA family lipoprotein: protein MSFNFKTFAAVGALIGTLALVGCDQKEKDPNHIKVGVIVGAEQQVAEVAQKVAKEKYGLDVELVTFNDYVLPNEALSKGDIDVNAFQHKPYLDQQIKDRGYKLVSVGNSFVYPIAGYSKKIKSLDELQEGAQVAIPNDPTNLGRSLLLLQKVGLIKLKDGVGLLPTSLDVVENPKNIKLVELEAPQLPRSLDDQQIALAVINTTYASQIGLTPAKDGIFVEDKNSPYVNLIVAREDNKDAENVKKFVQAYQSDEVNEAANKAFNGGAVKGW, encoded by the coding sequence ATGTCTTTTAATTTTAAAACGTTCGCTGCCGTAGGCGCACTTATCGGTACTCTGGCTCTGGTTGGCTGCGATCAGAAAGAGAAAGATCCAAACCACATTAAGGTCGGTGTGATTGTGGGTGCCGAGCAGCAGGTGGCTGAAGTCGCACAGAAAGTGGCTAAAGAGAAGTATGGCCTGGACGTTGAGCTGGTCACGTTTAACGATTACGTACTGCCTAACGAAGCGCTGAGCAAAGGCGACATTGACGTCAATGCGTTCCAGCATAAGCCATACCTCGATCAGCAGATCAAAGATCGCGGCTACAAGCTGGTTTCCGTTGGTAACTCTTTCGTGTATCCAATTGCCGGCTACTCGAAGAAAATCAAATCGCTGGATGAGCTGCAGGAAGGCGCACAGGTTGCTATCCCGAACGATCCAACCAACCTTGGCCGTTCGCTGCTGCTGCTGCAGAAAGTGGGCCTGATTAAACTGAAAGATGGCGTTGGCCTGCTGCCAACCTCACTGGATGTGGTTGAGAATCCGAAAAACATCAAGCTGGTTGAGCTGGAAGCGCCACAGCTTCCGCGTTCTCTGGACGATCAGCAGATCGCGCTGGCGGTGATCAACACCACTTACGCCAGCCAGATTGGCCTGACCCCGGCGAAAGACGGTATCTTCGTAGAAGATAAAAACTCCCCTTACGTTAACCTGATCGTTGCTCGCGAAGATAATAAAGACGCAGAGAACGTGAAGAAATTCGTGCAGGCCTATCAGTCTGACGAAGTTAACGAAGCGGCAAACAAAGCCTTCAACGGCGGTGCAGTTAAAGGCTGGTAA
- the rcsF gene encoding Rcs stress response system protein RcsF yields the protein MRVLPLCLLALSLTGCSLLQKPYQPVTPIEKSTQAEPARAKPAAHPAPVKLYTDAAELVSKPFRDLGEVFGDDCQSSTQDSPPNIATARKRMQIRASGMKANAVLLHKCEIVSSAQGCYRQAICQGSALKVSN from the coding sequence ATGCGTGTTTTGCCTCTCTGTTTGCTCGCCCTGTCGCTGACAGGCTGTTCGCTGCTGCAGAAACCTTATCAGCCTGTTACGCCGATCGAAAAATCAACGCAGGCAGAGCCAGCGCGCGCCAAACCCGCCGCTCACCCTGCCCCGGTAAAACTGTATACCGACGCTGCAGAGCTGGTCAGCAAGCCTTTCCGCGACCTGGGCGAAGTTTTTGGTGACGACTGTCAAAGCAGTACGCAGGACTCCCCACCGAATATTGCGACGGCACGTAAGCGCATGCAGATCCGCGCATCGGGCATGAAGGCCAATGCGGTCCTGCTGCACAAATGTGAAATTGTGAGTTCGGCACAGGGCTGCTACCGCCAGGCGATTTGCCAGGGTTCTGCACTGAAAGTGTCCAATTAA